In Ostrea edulis chromosome 6, xbOstEdul1.1, whole genome shotgun sequence, a single window of DNA contains:
- the LOC125647009 gene encoding uncharacterized protein LOC125647009, with translation MSITTDATFKSIKKLNKKLVKTQHRVSNCSTYIKNDAVPTGFKIKLTPNIGNISKRFLNRWNSILHSCSKQLMDLCLSWDLHQVGHIIEAITANDLKLRNAVSQGEYEELCHILEGYNSTLSKSLLEKQTKKISRDSIHLHSRSNNGRQRVPTVTPQRPTNKPSTKTKRNRRFKRITTDMPSELESHTNAILNLSSVVLSDSETSLLSKGLYFCPVPREIDEKQLREDTRAFFRRMRLKEHFSSRQKSTDFDNESDTESSSQSQEQTTSYEPDPFRVKSTWDLRPGKCPTLETYIEAVESDIEKLLQNPTQTYDNLTRDERSSIQALKTREDIVIKKADKGSTVVVMDKQDYIAEANRQLSNQFFYRKIDFDPTKSNADAIIDTLEKMRRDEEISLETFTCLVPSNDSTPGQFYLLPKIHKEGIPGRPIVSAIGYPTEKISQFLDMHLRPHVETIPSYLKDTTDYMNKTPTSNLPDNTLLVTMDVASLYTNIPHDEGIEACKEVWNSRKHQKPSTDSLVELLEHVLKRNNFMFNGEHYLQVSGTAMGTKMAPSYANIFMGRLEKQLLLQVPTKPLSWLRFIDDIEIKWVEGRESLDNCVSFVNSFHHSIKFTVDISDTTNTFLDTKSTLRNGEIEFDLHTKPTDAHLYLMPSSCHPHHIFKGLPKGLAIRARRICSSEESYERQGQQIKSHLCKRGYKPLSVTNAIDEVKTIDRSSLLQYREKTKCCRVPLVTTYHPASKDLNKILKDNFPKLLDNPRLAREFGEPPMVSFRRSRNIKDLVVRARLD, from the coding sequence ATGTCCATTACCACTGATGCAACATTCAAATCTattaagaaattaaacaaaaaactgGTCAAAACTCAACACCGGGTCTCCAATTGTTCCACTTATATAAAAAATGACGCTGTGCCCACAGGATTCAAAATCAAGCTCACTCCTAACATCGGTAACATTTCCAAACGATTTTTAAATCGTTGGAACAGCATTTTGCACTCATGTTCTAAACAACTGATGGACCTTTGTCTCTCTTGGGACTTACACCAGGTTGGACACATTATTGAGGCCATCACCGCCAATGATCTGAAGTTGCGGAATGCTGTGTCCCAAGGAGAATATGAAGAGCTGTGCCATATCCTAGAAGGGTACAATTCAACTTTGTCGAAATCTCTGCTAGAGAAGCAAACCAAAAAAATTTCCAGAGATTCAATCCATCTACACTCCCGTTCAAACAATGGTAGACAGAGAGTTCCTACTGTAACACCACAACGACCAACGAATAAACCATCTACCAAAACCAAAAGAAACAGGAGATTTAAACGCATCACAACAGACATGCCAAGTGAGCTTGAATCACATACAAATGCCATTCTTAACCTCTCCAGTGTTGTACTATCAGATTCTGAAACCAGCTTACTGTCCAAAGGTCTATACTTTTGTCCAGTACCCCGTGAAATCGATGAGAAACAACTTAGAGAGGACACCAGGGCATTCTTCAGACGTATGCGTTTAAAAGAGCACTTTTCAAGTCGCCAGAAGtccactgattttgacaacgaatCCGATACGGAGAGTTCATCTCAATCACAGGAACAGACAACTTCATATGAGCCTGATCCCTTTCGTGTCAAAAGTACTTGGGATCTAAGACCAGGAAAATGTCCAACCCTTGAGACATACATAGAGGCCGTAGAATCAGACATTGAAAAGTTGCTTCAAAATCCTACTCAAACTTATGACAATCTGACCCGCGATGAAAGGAGCAGTATTCAAGCACTTAAAACCCGGGAAGATATTGTCATTAAGAAGGCAGATAAAGGGTCCACTGTAGTCGTTATGGACAAACAAGATTATATAGCAGAAGCAAACAGACAATTGTCAAATCAATTCTTCTATAGAAAAATTGATTTTGACCCCACAAAAAGCAATGCTGACGCTATTATCGACACTTTAGAAAAAATGAGACGCGATGAAGAAAtaagtcttgaaactttcactTGTCTCGTTCCCTCTAACGACAGCACACCTGGACAATTCTACCTTCTACCTAAAATACACAAAGAAGGAATCCCAGGCCGCCCAATTGTCAGCGCTATTGGTTATCCAACTGAGAAAATCTCACAGTTTTTGGACATGCACCTACGACCTCATGTAGAAACCATACCGTCCTACCTCAAAGACACGACAGACTACATGAACAAAACCCCAACTTCGAACTTGCCAGACAACACCCTTCTCGTGACTATGGACGTTGCATCATTATACACGaacattcctcacgatgaaggCATTGAGGCATGCAAGGAAGTCTGGAACAGTAGAAAACACCAAAAACCGTCCACGGACTCCTTGGTTGAACTTTTAGAACATGTACTTAAACGCAATAACTTCATGTTCAATGGGGAACATTACCTCCAAGTAAGTGGTACGGCCATGGGAACTAAAATGGCACCCTCGTATGCTAACATATTTATGGGTAGACtagaaaaacaacttttgcTACAAGTACCCACTAAACCCCTCAGCTGGCTTAGGTTCATCGATGACATAGAAATCAAATGGGTCGAAGGAAGGGAAAGTCTGGACAATTGTGTGTCCTTTGTCAATTCATTTCACCATAGTATTAAGTTCACAGTGGATATTTCAGATACCACCAATACATTTCTTGATACAAAATCCACTCTTAGAAATGGTGAAATTGAATTTGATCTCCATACCAAACCGACCGACGCCCATTTATATCTAATGCCATCCAGCTGTCACCCACATCACATTTTCAAGGGTTTACCGAAAGGCCTAGCAATTCGTGCCAGACGAATTTGTTCTAGTGAGGAATCCTATGAACGACAGGGTCAACAAATAAAGTCTCATTTATGCAAACGAGGTTACAAGCCGCTATCTGTCACTAATGCCATTGATGAGGTTAAAACAATCGACAGGTCTTCACTGTTGCAGTACAGGGAGAAAACGAAATGCTGTAGAGTACCTCTAGTCACCACTTACCACCCTGCATCGAAGGACCTAAACAAAATCCTAAAGGATAACTTCCCGAAACTCTTGGATAATCCTAGATTGGCAAGAGAATTTGGTGAGCCACCAATGGTGTCCTTCAGACGATCCAGGAATATCAAGGATTTGGTGGTAAGGGCCAGATtagactaa
- the LOC125683593 gene encoding uncharacterized protein LOC125683593, whose protein sequence is MGRPEEQEFEISLLMKLGTVALIVTTLFQLIGFGSSHWVLSVSTEYGVIEYSGLWEKCADISIGYHDYECEGFVWEDFQVSHWFRTIQTMESMGFVGLLTTIVLIGTYIFRTPLQGRKAVKRICITLCILCGTLIIVSCIIFASLKNTLRARHMPGSKAELSWSFALSLVGGLGSIGTSFLICFG, encoded by the exons ATGGGACGCCCTGAAGAAcaagaatttgaaatttctctGCTTATGAAACTTGGAACAGTAGCTTTAATTGTTACAACTTTGTTTCAGCTGATAG GGTTCGGGTCTTCACACTGGGTGTTGTCTGTAAGCACAGAGTATGGCGTAATTGAGTATTCTGGATTATGGGAGAAATGTGCAGACATTTCCATTGGATACCATGATTATGAATGCGAAGGATTTGTATGGGAAGATTTCCAGGTTTCTC ACTGGTTCCGGACAATCCAGACAATGGAGTCGATGGGATTTGTGGGTCTTTTAACCACAATAGTGTTGATTGGAACATACATATTCAGGACCCCTCTACAGGGAAGGAAGGCTGTGAAACGAATTTGTATCACATTATGCATCTTGTGTG GTACCCTCATCATCGTTTCCTGCATCATATTTGCCTCCTTGAAGAACACTCTCCGAGCGCGTCACATGCCTGGATCCAAAGCGGAACTCTCCTGGAGTTTTGCTTTAAGTCTTGTAGGAGGTCTTGGGTCCATTGGAACTTCCTTCCTCATCTGCTTTGGATGA